One genomic window of Cellulophaga sp. Hel_I_12 includes the following:
- a CDS encoding polysaccharide deacetylase family protein: MKQIFQRILGIEILFTAKVEDFIKHSGAKITYTKLPLQNEFFVRSNDLLFEQGINDLQIKVGDWEGVPCFFNAGERSSIPFDIFSASFYLLSRYEEYLPHVKDSHGRFPPTESLAYKNQFLALPVVDIWALKVLKKLKERFPDLQSNPKKYAYTSILDVTASHCYAHRGLVRSFAGLFLDFTGLRFKRVAERINVWFYPQKDPYNNYDWFIASHKKYDITCLYFFQFAAYSTFDKNVSTHNHKFIYLIKSISDYSKVSLSASYSSFGNVSLLKKEKKALSNVINRPVNSSRMRYNRVDIPLTYRDLVAAEFTDDYTMGYTHELGFRASTAHPFYFYDINLEVQQPIKIHPFAAHDYSFLKMKDSQEIQEKLASLYEQVHQVNGNFTTVFSNELFGEANSVSWKEIYEHILKNYNV, encoded by the coding sequence ATGAAACAAATATTTCAGCGTATTTTGGGTATTGAAATTTTATTTACAGCAAAAGTAGAAGATTTTATAAAGCATTCTGGTGCTAAAATTACCTATACGAAGCTTCCGCTACAAAACGAATTTTTTGTCAGAAGTAACGATTTATTGTTTGAACAAGGAATCAATGATTTGCAGATTAAGGTGGGTGATTGGGAAGGAGTTCCCTGTTTTTTTAATGCTGGAGAACGCAGTAGTATTCCTTTTGATATTTTTTCAGCGAGTTTTTATTTATTAAGTAGGTATGAAGAATATTTACCGCATGTAAAAGATAGCCATGGTAGGTTTCCACCTACCGAAAGCCTAGCCTATAAAAATCAATTCTTAGCATTGCCTGTTGTTGATATTTGGGCTTTAAAAGTACTTAAAAAATTAAAAGAGCGTTTCCCAGACCTGCAATCCAATCCAAAGAAGTATGCCTATACTTCTATTTTGGATGTGACCGCTTCGCATTGTTATGCTCATAGAGGTTTAGTTCGTAGTTTCGCGGGTTTGTTTTTAGATTTTACTGGTTTGAGATTTAAACGCGTTGCAGAAAGAATTAACGTTTGGTTTTACCCGCAAAAAGATCCTTATAACAACTATGATTGGTTTATTGCTTCTCATAAAAAATATGATATCACTTGCTTGTATTTTTTTCAATTTGCCGCCTATTCAACCTTCGACAAAAACGTATCGACACATAACCATAAATTTATTTATCTTATCAAATCTATATCGGACTATAGCAAAGTGTCATTAAGCGCTTCGTACAGTTCCTTTGGCAATGTAAGCTTACTCAAAAAAGAAAAAAAGGCACTTTCTAATGTCATCAATAGGCCTGTAAATTCCTCTCGGATGAGATACAATAGGGTAGATATCCCCTTAACCTATAGAGATTTGGTAGCTGCAGAATTTACAGATGATTATACCATGGGATATACGCACGAATTAGGTTTTCGTGCCAGTACAGCGCATCCATTTTATTTCTATGATATTAATTTAGAAGTGCAACAGCCCATCAAAATCCACCCTTTTGCCGCTCATGATTATTCATTTTTAAAAATGAAAGATAGTCAGGAAATTCAAGAAAAATTAGCATCACTTTACGAGCAAGTTCATCAAGTTAATGGTAATTTTACCACTGTTTTTTCGAACGAATTGTTTGGAGAAGCCAACAGCGTTTCATGGAAAGAAATTTACGAACATATTTTAAAAAATTACAATGTTTAA
- the radC gene encoding DNA repair protein RadC, whose protein sequence is MQENQNSFSIKNWSDDDKPREKLMLKGRSVLSDAELIAILIGSGNRNESAVELSKRILASVDHNINKLGTLSVQKLMQFKGIGEAKAVAIAAALEIGRRRRGENVKKITKITSSKSVFELLHPFLGDLPHEEFWIVYLNNSNKVLQSVQQSKGSITGTLVDVRLIMKEALELGAVAMILAHNHPSGTLKPSEADKQITEKIKNAATGLDIKVLDHLIITQTEYFSFADDNIL, encoded by the coding sequence ATGCAAGAAAACCAAAATTCGTTTTCCATTAAAAATTGGTCAGACGATGATAAGCCAAGAGAAAAGCTAATGCTCAAAGGTAGATCAGTGTTGTCTGATGCAGAGTTAATTGCCATTTTAATTGGTTCGGGTAACAGAAATGAAAGTGCTGTAGAACTATCCAAAAGAATTTTGGCATCTGTTGATCATAACATCAACAAATTAGGTACTTTATCGGTTCAAAAATTAATGCAGTTTAAGGGGATTGGAGAAGCTAAAGCCGTGGCTATTGCAGCAGCTTTAGAAATTGGAAGGCGGCGAAGAGGAGAAAATGTCAAAAAAATTACAAAAATCACCAGTAGCAAAAGTGTTTTTGAACTTTTACATCCTTTTTTGGGTGATTTACCTCATGAAGAGTTCTGGATTGTTTATTTGAATAATTCTAATAAAGTCTTGCAAAGCGTTCAGCAAAGTAAAGGCTCTATCACAGGAACCTTGGTAGATGTAAGGTTAATTATGAAAGAAGCCTTGGAACTAGGTGCTGTAGCCATGATTCTGGCGCATAATCATCCTTCGGGTACACTGAAGCCAAGTGAGGCTGACAAGCAAATTACAGAAAAAATTAAAAATGCTGCGACAGGATTAGATATTAAGGTTTTAGACCACCTGATTATCACACAAACTGAATATTTTAGTTTTGCAGATGACAATATACTTTAG